DNA sequence from the Myxosarcina sp. GI1 genome:
CCATTACTACCATCGAGAGCATCTAGATCGATAACGCCGTCACTGCCACCAAATACTACGTAACTTTCCCCTGATAGTTCAAACTCACCAGAGTTAGTATCTGGCGCACCGATAATAATATCTTCAATACCATCGTCATTGACATCTCCTGCACTGCTGACCGAGAATCCAAGGTCATCTCCCACATTGATACCATTAATTACTAGACCATTGCTGCCATCTAGAGAACTTAGTTCGATACTGCTGTTGCTACCAACTTCTGTTCCCCCAAACAATACATAGCTGCGATYTGCTTCGGGATCGGGTGTATATAAATTTGGCGCACCAATAATTAAGTCATCAAAACCATCACTATTAACATCTCCTGCAYTGCTGAYMGAGAAWCCAGAGCCATCGCCTAKTTCWATACCATTGATGACAAACCCATTACTACCATYAAGCTTGTCTAAATCGACGATTTTATCTTCGTCAATTTCTCTGCGCCCAAATATTACATAACTTTTGCCTTCCCCGAAGTAATTGTTATATAAAGCTTCATCGTATAATTTTTCGGGCGCACCGACAATAATATCTTCAATACCATCACCGTTAACATCGCCAGCATTGCTGACAGAATATCCCAGGCGATCGCCTGAAGCGATACCGTTAATTATCAAGCCGTTGCTACCATTGATATTATCAAGAGCGAAGATATTTACCATAGTAAGTTAGCTATAGTAAACCGATTAATTTAATCAGTTTTATTTGTTGAATTTTTATAAGCAAATCATAGCTCGAATTGGTTTTATTCATTATAGTTAAGCCATAATTAAATACTTTACAAACGGTAGAGAGTGCATATATCAGTCAATGTAATACAGATGTCGCTTCGATCGTGGGCAATGCGCGGCGGAAGCGCAACGCAAGTCAGAAGGACTCAGCGTATCCTTCGGATAATCGCGTCAAATTAAATATAGGTAGTTTTTTAAGAACAATTCGTCCTCAAAATCCATGTACAACTCAGACAAAGATAAATGCTTTATCGTTAAGACTCAAATTGGCAGAGACATTTTCTATGAGCGCGATAAGTTCTCCCATTATTACCATTAAACTCATCTACATCGATAATAGTTTTTGCCAAAACTCCTTCCTCCGATTACTTTAGAACTTACTTAAATAGATAGCCTAAAGTAAACAGTTGTATTGCTGTACTATTCTTACACAAAAAATAATTGGGTCACTGACTTGTATTTTTTTACTTTTGGCAGGGAGCAACGCAAAAAAGTTGGAGCGCGATTGCATGATTGCAGCGGCAGAGCAGAGTGCTTAATCCCGACAGAATATAAAAAGCAGATATCGCGAGGTTTAGATATCTGCGGTACTCATTTTCTATTGGTCTAAAGTCAAAAAGGAATAGGGTCAGCAGACAAATCTGTCTCAACGACATCCTGCTCTAATTCTTCGCTCTCAGCCTTTTCTTCTTCAGGTTCTACTGATTCAGTTTTCAACCAGGATTTAGTAGTCTCGATTAGCTGTTTAATACGTTCACTGACTGAAGAACCATTCTTAACAATCAAACTAGTAAAATTATCCCTTGTTGGTTCAACAAAACTCTTAGTCATTACAGCGTAGGAACTTTGACCATTAACCGAAGATGTAGCCTTTTCTCTAACCAATGTTGGTTGGTAAACAGCGTGGGCATAGAAAACATCATTTTTCTCCGCCGCTTTATCACCAGACAAAGCTTTGTACGTCTGAAGAAACTTCTTACAGAAGCTATCAGCATTATTGTAGTATGAAAAGTTCTTGAGAAAAGTAATTCCCGAATATCCAGAACACTTTAGCCGAAAAGGTAACTCCGACAAAGGTTGATTGTGACTATCTAAAAACCAAACAACCACGTAGCTAAAGGCTTTATATCCACCCTCTGTACTATTAAAGGAGAGTTTAGGAACAATCAACTACGTTGATTCGACATTTCTCCGAAATGGCGGATTGCCTACGGCAATCGATTTGCTGTAGTGCCGAGTCAACGGCTTTGATTTGGTAAGGTTTAGCATCGGAGTTATCTTTACCAGACTGCACTATTAATATGGGGTAAATAGGATGTTTCCAGAAGTTATGACTACCTTTGCCTCGTCGAGAACAGTAGACAAAACCAGCTTTAGATAACTTTGACTTTAAGGTTCTAATTTTCATTACTGAATCCTCATGCAATCGCGCTCGGCGCAGGAGATTAGCAAAGCTACTGAATTAACAATCAACTATGCCTGTTTATTAAACTTTGATTGTCGTTTTCTAGGTTTAGAGGAAGAAGAGTAAGACATAGAGGCAACAATAGCGTCAGTTTCAGTCCCTGGTAGAAGCCGAACCGAGAAAAGAAGAGGATGCCGACAGTTTGTGCCGAGATGCGGAACTATTCTTAGAACTGCATTTTTAATCTCCTCAATTCCCGAAGACATGAAATAGTTATCATGAGAGTCATGATAGATAGTGATAGTTGGAATATCTTCTGATTCGGGAAAGGGCTGGTTAAAAGTTCTAATTTCTACTAAAAGCTGTGGCTGAATCATGATAATTATTGAGAGTATTGAATAAAGTGAGGCGAGTTTAAAAAATAAGTATGGCTGTTGGCTAGCTAAGATTAAGTAGCCAACAGTTATGTGTCAGAACAGTTCTTTAGTTGCAATTGTGTAAGAAAGTTCGGCATGGCAAAGATCTCTTTCTGCCACCCACATATCCTCATAAGCAGGAGATAGCAAATAATACCATTCGGACTCGCTGAAGTAATGCTCAGGAGAGGAATAACATTGAGGATTGTGTCTTTTCTCAACAACCTCAAACGTTGCCCATTCGTTATGGTCTTCGTCGGAGTCTACGACTTTAACCATATCTCCGTAATCGTATTCTGAATATGGAAGGGCAAGGAGTGACCTAGATTCAGAGTTAAGCTCGCAGTCATTAGTTCGTTGGTGGTGTCTTCTAGTAGCGTCGTCAAACAGGTGACACCAGCCCGTACCTCTTTCGTCGCGGTAATCCTGAAAGTAAGTGCATTTAGCACAGGTGTCAGATTGGCGGATTAAAACTGATTCTTCGTACCAGCTTCCCTCATCAACTTTATATTTCCAGCGGGGTTGGTTTAGAAGTTTACCTGATGATGTTTTGCTTTCAATTAGTTCCATTCCGCAGATAGTAAGTGTCTTGGAAGGATTAAATTTGTTGATTACCTCATCATGGAATCTGAATTTAGGTTGGTAATTATATTTTTCGGTTTCTGTGGGATGAATGTTCGGTGCGAATTCAATGGTGACGAGGGGTGTTTCGTCTAATGTTGATACTGATTGTGGTAATTTTTCTGCTGTATATGTCATCATGAGATTACCTCATTATTGGTGAGTGAGAAGGAGAGCAGAACTTTGGACGGTACTTGCTCTCCTTCGTGTTAAGTCCACTAATTTTTTAGCGATAGCTAATAAAAAAAATCCCTATCTTAGTTGAAAAAGATAAGGATAAATTTGATTGAATTCTGATGTGCGTTCAACTGAGCCAACTTAAAATAGGTTGGCTTAATAAGTTGGCTATTACGGCAATTAATATTGCTCCAAGCAATCCGAAAACCCATTTTAATGACTTATAAATATAGTCTACTTTTTGCTCCAAGATATCGATTTTGTTGACTTGGGTTTTCATGGTTTTGGTTTCAAACTCGATTACTGCTAATCGTTCGGCATTTTTAATTAATTGCTGTAAAATTGCGTTTTCGTAATTTGGTTTGGATTCAGCACTAGTCATTGGTTCGATTTTGACCTTTAGGTCTTATTTTTATATTTTAACTCTTAGTAGTTGCTCCTCGTTCTACGGTTTATATTAAACCTGCCACGTTAGTTTCCTGAAAAAGAGTTTTATTATTTTTTCTTGGTGCAGATAAATACTGAATTATGGCACTTTGGTTAACTTTAGGCTTGCAATGTGCTGTTGTTTCCTAATAACTTTATTGTAAATTGTCTGCAAACAGTTGTCAAACATCTGTAGACAATATACAATATGATGAGAATTGGAAATTTAATTATGAAAACATTGCAAGTCAAACGAGTTCAGGAGAGTATTGGTGATTTCCCAGGTTTGGGACAGCGAATCAAAGAAGCTAGAGAGAACGATCCTCGTTCTTTAAGCCAAATTTGTCGTGATTGTAATATTAGTCGTTCTTACTGGTATCAATTAGAGTCAGAAGATATGAGATCGCCAGCAACCGAAGAAATTATTAGGAGGATTGAACAAGAATTGAATGTAGATTTGGGAGTTAAATTTGAAAACTAATTTTCAGATTATTAATTCTCTTAGTGAATTAGAATCGGCTTTTTAAGAGCGTGTTTTCATTTCCAATTCAAAAAACTAAAGAAATAGCCGATTAGAGTAAAGCTAAAAATTAAGAGCGACCGCCCGTTTCCGACCAAAGAACAGCGATCGCCCCAAGTAAAAATTCCATAAGGAGTTACCCAATGGATAATTATATTTTACGAGAGGTCAGACCATTTGACATCTCTACTTTCGCGCAACATCTTTTAAACTGTCTGAATAAGGGAGGTGTAGCATGATTAATTTCATCGCACCTTTTAAGATTCTGGACTATTTAGATCGCCTCGAAATAGTCAAAGAAACAGGTTCTGAATACCACTGTAAATGCCCTGTATGTGGCGATGGTGGCTTTAAAATCGACAAACCTACTGGCAAGTACCATCCGTTTAAGTGCGGTTGCGAAGTTAAGGATATCCGAGAAGCAATTCGTCCCTGGAGCGAAGTAGTAGAGAGCAGGGGAGAGGCTGCTTCGCAGCGACTCCTATCCAGGAGTCGGCGCAAATGCGCCCTGGAGCAGGGGAGCAGGGGAGCAAGGAAAAGTGTAAATTCAGTTCCTGAAGTTCCTAAGTTAGAAATTCCCGTTCCCAGATTAGCCAGATTACCAGCAGCAGCCGAAGATATACCTCAGCCAAATACGGATACAGAAATTCCCGAATGGCTACAGAAACAGGGAATACCAGCGATCGCTACTGAAACCCGTTACCACTACTCAAAAACGCAATGGGTATCACGCTTTGAGTGGCAAACCAATAAAGGAAAAGAGAAAACCTTTAGACAGGCACATACTAGCTCGAACGGATTAGTACGGTGGAAAAAAGGAGCAAAAAATTGGAACGCTTACAGACAAAATGAAGCTGCTGCTAATTGTCAAAACAAATGGGTGTTGGCAGTAGAAGGAGAAAAATGTGTTGAAGTAGCAAGAGAAAGAGCGATCGCGACAATAACATGGCAGGGTTCTAACTGGAACCATAGTGCAATCGCTTCAACTATAAAAGCTCTCAAGAAATCTGGTGCAGAGGGTTTGGTTTACTTTCCCGACAATGACGAAGCAGGAAGAAAAAAAGCCAGCCTAGTAGAATCAGCAGCTATTAAAGTTGACTTCCCTTGTCTAGTTCTCAATCCCAAAAACATCTGGACAGAAATACCAGAGAAAGGAGATTTAGCTGATTGGGTAAAAGCTCATGGTCATTTAGATGCCGAAGAACTAATAGCCAAATTAGAGGCTGCTATAAAAGGTCTAGAGTGTAGGAAAAAAGGGCAAAGGGTAAGGGAAAAAAGGAGTGAAGAACCCTTTAACCTTTCTCCTTTTTCCCTTTCCCCGAACGAAGTTCCTAACTGGTCACAGTCAGATCTTTCTAGTTGGTTGGCAGAAAAGTACAGCGATCGCCTAGCATGGAATACCGAGCTACAGCAGTGGTATCGTTATAGTTCAGTTATTGAGGGAATCTGGAGCATCGAACCTACAGAATTTGTGGGGCAATTAGTCAAGTTAGAATTAGAACAAACTGCTAGTGCGATAGCCTTATCGAATCCAAAAGGAAAAAAGCCAAGTTTCACCATCAGCTTTATCAATGGTGTAGTCGGATTACTAAAAATGGATTTGGCAGTGCGTTGTTGGGATGAAGCTACAGGATTGTTACCACTGCGAAATGGGGTTTTAAACTTAGAAACTAAAAAGCTGTTACCCCATGCCCCCGAACATAAGTTAACTTGGTGTCTGCCATATAGCTATAATCCTCTGTTGTCCTGCTACCCAATACAGCAATGGCTAAACCAAATGTGTCGGGGTGATGAGGATTTAGTCCAGCTAATGAGAGCCTATCTGCGAGGAGTAGTCACTGGTAGAACCGATTGGCAGAAATATTTGGAATTAATAGGACCTGGAGGAACGGGTAAATCCACTTTTACTAGATTAGCGATCGCACTAGTAGGACAAGAAAACACTCATACCACTACCTTGAAAAAACTTGAGTCTGAAAAGTTTGAACCAGCTTCGGTTGCTGGTAAAAGATTAGTTTTAATCAACGATTCGGAGCGTTACGCAGGGGAAGTTAGTGAGCTTAAAGCCTTAACTGGACAGGATACCTTACCTTATGAAGTTAAATACAAACAAAGTAGTGGTGGTTTTACCCCACAAGCAATGGTCATCGTGGCAACTAATGAAGTGATTCAGAGTAGTGATTATACTTCAGGACTAGAAAGAAGAAGAATTTCCATACCGATGTTTAATCGGATTGAGAGCGATCGCCAGCGCAATCTCATCGAACATCGTAACGGAGAAATGTTTGGTGAATTTGTCCCCTATCTACCAGGATTACTGAATTGGGTGCTAGGGATGGACGAAGTAAAAGCGACTGAAATCGTTAAAAACTACGAAACTGCCGTTCCTTCTTTAGCAGTGATGAAGGCACAAACCTTGGTAGAAACCAATCCGATCGCTGATTGGTTAGATAATAAGGTAATCTTAGACCCCGAAGCCAGAACCAATATTGGGGTAGCCAAGCGCGATAAAGATAGTAACTCGGATAATTGGTATTTACACAATGATGAATGGCTATATCCCAACTATACGGAATACTGTCACGATACTGGTAGTCGCGCGATCGGGTTACGGAGGTTTGTTAATCTGCTATCCGACCTGCTAAACAATCAGTTGAGATTAAATGTAGAAAAGGGACGCGATCGCCTGGGGTCATTTATTAAAGGCTTAAGACTTCGCGATAAAACAGATGATGAGCCGCCATTAATTACCAATGGTGCAGTAAGAACCAAAGCAGATTCTGGTAGTACGAATGTGAGGGCGCGTCCCCTGAATTCATTTCAGGGGCTTGTGTCGCCCGTCATTAACAAACTCTGGAATATGGTGATGGAAAAGGTGGTTAAAGCGATCGATTGCTTGATAGATGAGGGCGTTGCTCCCGATAGTAAGTTAGAAACTGCTGAAGACGATCGAGCAGAAGTAGGGGAAGATATTGAGGAAGTAGAAGCTGAAGAAATCTCTAACCAAAATGAAGAAATCAAGGTAGGCGATCGCGTAATGATTAAAGAATGTCCTGGTCATTGGTCGTGGGCGCAACCATTTCAGGTGTTATCTATAGAGAACGATAGAGTGGCTTTAGAATTGGTAGATGAGTTAGTAGAAATTAGTCGATTACGAAGATGTTAAAAGGAAAATTTAGAGTAGAACAATGGGTGGCAATTGATAAATATATCCTTCTGGTTTATTACACAACTGCCCATTGCTACCAGTTTTCAATTATTGATGGGGCGACCCACAGAGGCTACCGCCTCAGAGCCGCCTAGCGGCGTTTGCGCGTACGCGCTGTTCGGCGTAAGACGCAAGGGAACGCGCCCCATGTTGATGCAGAGGGAACAGCATTTGATTTTAAGCTAATTTGTTACACTGCTGCCGCAGCCGAGCTTGAGGGTAGGGCAGCGATCGAAACTGGATTAGGATTGTAGTTTAGCAGCGATAAGCCAGGGCGCATAGCTGAGTCTACGACTTGCGTTGCGCTTCCGCAACGCCATTGCTCAAAAAATTCGATAGAGTAAGAAAAATTACTTTACTTTATTGGGTGTCAATGATGGTGAATAAATCTTCTTCGCTTGCTTCGACGAAAAATAAAGCACAGAAACAAGAGCGAGACAATAAAGTCTCTAGTCCCAAGAACAGTTCATCATCTAATTTAAAAGCAGACAATACAAGCAAAACCCAACTTAAAACCTCTCAAAATTCCGAATCTAATAGTATTTTTCAAGCGATCGGAGTGCTTGAGGGTCTAGTAGCGGTTAAAAACGAAGAACAACTTACAATTACCATAGAAGGGCAAACATATCGTTTGGGCTATACTGCCAAATCAAAACAAAGATACAAAGCGTTGGTAGAAAAAATAGCATCTCAGGGCAGTAGCATTAAAAAGCTATCAGTTTATCCCCAAATCAATCACAACAAAGGACAAGAAGGCTACGAAATAAATTTCAACTTGGTAACGGTCGCGAATACAGAAGAAGCCAGAACCAGTATTTTTCAAGATTTAGAGCCAGGTGAGTTTTATCTATCAGGGTTTTGGCAGTATGTACTCTTCTGTAAGTCCTCAGTCATAGCAGTGTTAAGGAATTATAGTGAAAAATTAGCTCAAACAGTAGAAAGAGTTGGGAGTAAAAGAGCTAAGAAGATACTAAAACCAAATTATATTCCTGTAGATTCGGCAGATTCATCAGTCGATGCGTTTAAATACGATCCAGACCTTGAGAAAAAGCAGCAGATGCCCCGTTACTTCGTGCGGGTGAAAGCGAAATTTCAACCAGAGAAAAATTACTTTGAGGCGATCGCACAGGTTGGTGAAAGCACAACTCAAGCACCCAAGTATCTGAAATAAGAACTTGTTTTAAGTGTCGAGCTAGCAGCAGTGGAAGCAGCATTACAGGCAGTCTGCTTTGTAGTATATATGCAGCAAGTAAGTTTTAACTACAGTGATGACTGTGACTGAAGTTTGATGGCTAGAAACCTTGCTAGATATAGATGTGACGGATGTGACAGCAAATTTAAAAACTTCTAAAAGGTAGTGTTACTATACGCCAAAGTAAAATTACTTCTGCATAGTAGGACAAAAATCTAAGTAAGTTTTGTTATTTACCGTCACAGTTATCAAACTATACAGCTCTACAGTTGTAGAGCAGTCCAAATTAGATTTTGTTGTTGGCAAGAAAATTTAACCAAAGTCAAAAACTCTTCAAAACCATTGTCAAAGAACTGAGATTGTTAGGTAATTAAAGCAGGAGCAACTGTAGAACATTTGAAGTAGATGCCTAATTAGCCTAAAATACTCCCAGTATTCTTTGAGGCATCATGGAAACTTATATAGAGCGCATCGAAAATCGAGCAGATAAGGCAAAGGTTTCAATTGAGCTGATTAGAGAAATGGAAACAGCGATTGCTCAAGGTCACAAAGAGAGTA
Encoded proteins:
- a CDS encoding integrin alpha, whose protein sequence is MVNIFALDNINGSNGLIINGIASGDRLGYSVSNAGDVNGDGIEDIIVGAPEKLYDEALYNNYFGEGKSYVIFGRREIDEDKIVDLDKLBGSNGFVINGIEJGDGSGFSXSXAGDVNSDGFDDLIIGAPNLYTPDPEABRSYVLFGGTEVGSNSSIELSSLDGSNGLVINGINVGDDLGFSVSSAGDVNDDGIEDIIIGAPDTNSGEFELSGESYVVFGGSDGVIDLDALDGSNG
- a CDS encoding type II toxin-antitoxin system HicA family toxin, with the translated sequence MKIRTLKSKLSKAGFVYCSRRGKGSHNFWKHPIYPILIVQSGKDNSDAKPYQIKAVDSALQQIDCRRQSAISEKCRINVVDCS
- a CDS encoding helix-turn-helix transcriptional regulator, which translates into the protein MKTLQVKRVQESIGDFPGLGQRIKEARENDPRSLSQICRDCNISRSYWYQLESEDMRSPATEEIIRRIEQELNVDLGVKFEN
- a CDS encoding phage/plasmid primase, P4 family, with product MINFIAPFKILDYLDRLEIVKETGSEYHCKCPVCGDGGFKIDKPTGKYHPFKCGCEVKDIREAIRPWSEVVESRGEAASQRLLSRSRRKCALEQGSRGARKSVNSVPEVPKLEIPVPRLARLPAAAEDIPQPNTDTEIPEWLQKQGIPAIATETRYHYSKTQWVSRFEWQTNKGKEKTFRQAHTSSNGLVRWKKGAKNWNAYRQNEAAANCQNKWVLAVEGEKCVEVARERAIATITWQGSNWNHSAIASTIKALKKSGAEGLVYFPDNDEAGRKKASLVESAAIKVDFPCLVLNPKNIWTEIPEKGDLADWVKAHGHLDAEELIAKLEAAIKGLECRKKGQRVREKRSEEPFNLSPFSLSPNEVPNWSQSDLSSWLAEKYSDRLAWNTELQQWYRYSSVIEGIWSIEPTEFVGQLVKLELEQTASAIALSNPKGKKPSFTISFINGVVGLLKMDLAVRCWDEATGLLPLRNGVLNLETKKLLPHAPEHKLTWCLPYSYNPLLSCYPIQQWLNQMCRGDEDLVQLMRAYLRGVVTGRTDWQKYLELIGPGGTGKSTFTRLAIALVGQENTHTTTLKKLESEKFEPASVAGKRLVLINDSERYAGEVSELKALTGQDTLPYEVKYKQSSGGFTPQAMVIVATNEVIQSSDYTSGLERRRISIPMFNRIESDRQRNLIEHRNGEMFGEFVPYLPGLLNWVLGMDEVKATEIVKNYETAVPSLAVMKAQTLVETNPIADWLDNKVILDPEARTNIGVAKRDKDSNSDNWYLHNDEWLYPNYTEYCHDTGSRAIGLRRFVNLLSDLLNNQLRLNVEKGRDRLGSFIKGLRLRDKTDDEPPLITNGAVRTKADSGSTNVRARPLNSFQGLVSPVINKLWNMVMEKVVKAIDCLIDEGVAPDSKLETAEDDRAEVGEDIEEVEAEEISNQNEEIKVGDRVMIKECPGHWSWAQPFQVLSIENDRVALELVDELVEISRLRRC